One window of the Candidatus Microbacterium colombiense genome contains the following:
- a CDS encoding Lrp/AsnC family transcriptional regulator: MAVLDEVDRAILEELRRDARSSMTAIADAVHISRAGAHARIKRLTDAGVITGYSVRTDPVLLGHHASAYVTLAIEQATWQDVSARLRTIPEIEHMALVGGDYDVILLVRASDARDLRRIVLEDIQAIPSIRSTRTILIFEDFTLD, translated from the coding sequence ATGGCAGTGCTCGATGAGGTGGATCGAGCGATCCTCGAGGAGTTGCGGCGGGACGCGCGCTCGTCGATGACCGCGATCGCCGACGCTGTGCACATCTCGCGGGCCGGGGCGCATGCGCGGATCAAGCGGCTGACGGATGCCGGTGTGATCACCGGGTACTCGGTGCGCACCGACCCCGTGCTGCTCGGACATCACGCAAGTGCGTACGTGACACTGGCGATCGAGCAGGCGACCTGGCAGGACGTGAGCGCCCGGCTGCGCACGATCCCCGAGATCGAGCACATGGCCCTCGTGGGTGGCGACTACGACGTGATCCTGCTCGTGCGGGCCAGCGACGCCCGTGACCTGCGGCGCATCGTGCTGGAGGACATCCAGGCGATCCCGTCGATCCGCTCGACCAGGACGATCCTCATCTTCGAGGACTTCACCCTGGACTGA
- the ptsP gene encoding phosphoenolpyruvate--protein phosphotransferase, with product MAVSHSARLGEAALELALQMVQGGGVRVQVAAGAGVEPDGTPILGTDAVAVAAAIDELASDCDGVLVLMDLGSAVLSAELALELRMSDVPVRLAPAPFVEGLLAAVVSAAAGGTLDAVTAEASAALGAKTGQLGEEPPAAPPTVAEPGGDAHRRRVQVRNPLGIHARPAALIAEASADAEVRVRRLPDGPEASAASLSRLLVLGARQGDELELTAYGDDADAALERLATLFAEGFGEGTASGSVVSPESAPAAAGDQHPLRKAVPIESGAVLRGRGVSPGRVAAPVKHLAPALPEPDAAEVIADEDRETEASAIEWASVAVADQLRSRTAQATGEARAILDASRLLASDPELVSEATALVRSRGRSAARAVWETAGAHERGLTALGGRMAERAADIRDVRDRIIAEILEVEMPGVPESDQPFVLVATDLAPADTAALAGGGCVALVTEQGGPTSHTAIIARSLGLPAVVGMAGATTIPEGAILLVDGDRGTAEVDPSESVIAAARAAADLVTFAGRGALADGHPVALLANVGGAADAQTAAAAHAEGVGLFRTEFCFLDRAEAPTLLEQIDAYRGVLAAFPDRKVVVRTLDAGSDKPLPFANADHEENPALGVRGLRIARRSPDLLDDQLHALAHAAMLESAEAEVMAPMVATVDEATDFADRARAAGLTRVGIMIETPSAALLAPELFKVVDFVSIGTNDLAQYTLAADRLLSELGDLNDPWQPAVLRLIGMVGQAGRVAGKQVGICGEAGGDPALAPVLVGLGVTSLSMTSRSLGRVAAALADVTEDDCRRAADAALAATTADEARTVVAALLASGQR from the coding sequence GTGGCCGTCTCCCACAGCGCACGACTCGGGGAGGCGGCGCTGGAGCTTGCCCTGCAGATGGTGCAGGGCGGCGGGGTACGCGTCCAGGTCGCGGCCGGGGCGGGAGTCGAGCCCGACGGCACGCCGATCCTCGGAACGGATGCCGTCGCGGTGGCTGCCGCGATCGACGAACTCGCCAGCGACTGCGATGGCGTGCTGGTGCTGATGGACCTGGGATCCGCCGTGCTCAGCGCAGAGTTGGCTCTCGAGCTGCGGATGAGCGATGTGCCCGTGCGTCTGGCGCCCGCGCCGTTCGTGGAAGGTCTGCTGGCTGCCGTCGTGTCGGCCGCGGCCGGAGGAACGCTGGACGCCGTCACGGCAGAGGCGTCGGCTGCTCTCGGAGCCAAGACCGGACAGCTCGGCGAGGAGCCGCCGGCCGCACCACCGACCGTTGCCGAGCCCGGCGGCGACGCACACCGCCGTCGCGTGCAGGTGCGCAATCCGCTCGGCATCCACGCGCGCCCCGCGGCGCTCATCGCCGAAGCCTCGGCCGACGCCGAGGTGCGTGTGCGGCGTCTGCCCGACGGGCCGGAGGCCTCGGCCGCGAGTCTGTCGCGGCTGCTCGTGCTCGGGGCGAGGCAGGGCGATGAGCTGGAGCTGACGGCATACGGCGACGACGCGGATGCGGCGCTCGAGCGTCTTGCGACTCTCTTCGCCGAGGGGTTCGGCGAGGGGACGGCATCCGGTTCGGTGGTGTCGCCCGAGTCGGCACCGGCTGCTGCCGGTGATCAGCATCCACTGCGGAAGGCCGTGCCGATCGAGTCGGGCGCGGTGCTGCGTGGACGCGGTGTGAGCCCGGGACGAGTGGCCGCCCCGGTGAAGCATCTGGCGCCCGCGTTACCCGAGCCGGATGCCGCGGAGGTCATCGCCGACGAGGATCGTGAGACCGAGGCATCCGCCATCGAATGGGCCTCGGTGGCCGTCGCCGATCAGCTGCGTTCCCGCACGGCGCAGGCCACGGGCGAGGCGCGGGCCATCCTCGACGCGTCCCGTCTTCTGGCATCCGATCCGGAACTGGTGTCGGAGGCGACCGCACTCGTGCGATCCCGTGGACGCAGTGCGGCGCGCGCCGTGTGGGAGACCGCCGGAGCGCATGAGCGAGGACTGACAGCGCTCGGCGGAAGGATGGCCGAGCGCGCTGCGGACATCCGCGATGTGCGCGACCGCATCATCGCCGAGATCCTCGAAGTCGAGATGCCCGGCGTGCCCGAGAGCGATCAGCCGTTCGTGCTGGTCGCCACCGATCTCGCGCCGGCTGACACGGCGGCATTGGCGGGAGGCGGGTGCGTCGCCCTCGTCACCGAGCAGGGCGGTCCGACCTCGCACACCGCGATCATCGCCCGCTCGCTCGGGTTGCCCGCCGTGGTCGGGATGGCGGGTGCGACGACGATACCGGAGGGCGCGATCCTGCTCGTCGACGGTGATCGGGGCACCGCCGAGGTCGACCCGTCCGAATCCGTCATCGCGGCCGCGCGCGCCGCTGCCGACCTCGTGACCTTCGCGGGGCGGGGTGCGCTCGCCGACGGGCACCCCGTCGCGTTGCTCGCGAACGTGGGCGGTGCCGCCGACGCTCAGACGGCAGCCGCCGCACACGCGGAGGGCGTCGGGCTCTTCCGCACCGAGTTCTGCTTCCTCGACCGCGCCGAGGCGCCGACGCTCCTCGAGCAGATCGATGCCTACCGCGGTGTGCTCGCGGCGTTCCCTGATCGCAAGGTGGTCGTGCGCACGCTCGATGCCGGTAGCGACAAGCCGCTTCCGTTCGCGAATGCCGACCACGAAGAGAACCCGGCCCTGGGCGTGCGAGGGTTGCGGATCGCGCGTCGCTCGCCGGATCTTCTCGACGACCAGCTCCACGCCCTCGCGCACGCGGCGATGCTGGAATCCGCTGAGGCAGAGGTGATGGCCCCGATGGTGGCGACCGTCGACGAGGCCACTGACTTCGCGGACCGTGCACGCGCAGCCGGGCTGACGCGTGTCGGCATCATGATCGAGACGCCGTCAGCCGCCCTGTTGGCCCCTGAACTCTTCAAGGTGGTGGACTTCGTGAGCATCGGCACGAACGACCTCGCCCAGTACACGCTCGCCGCCGATCGACTGCTGAGCGAACTCGGAGACCTCAACGACCCGTGGCAGCCGGCCGTGCTGCGGCTCATCGGCATGGTGGGTCAGGCCGGGCGGGTAGCCGGCAAACAGGTCGGCATCTGCGGCGAGGCCGGCGGTGACCCGGCGCTGGCTCCGGTGCTGGTGGGGCTCGGCGTCACATCGTTGTCGATGACCTCGCGGTCTCTCGGACGCGTCGCGGCTGCGCTCGCCGACGTCACCGAAGACGACTGTCGTCGGGCGGCGGATGCCGCGCTCGCTGCCACGACGGCCGATGAGGCGCGGACGGTGGTCGCTGCCCTCCTCGCATCCGGTCAGCGGTGA
- the pdhA gene encoding pyruvate dehydrogenase (acetyl-transferring) E1 component subunit alpha, which translates to MLHDDLLPRDTAVNLIGEDGSVIADERYPLPDTDVLLRAYRGLVEGRRINDQAGALVRQGRLAVYPSSHGQEACQVGASMVLGDTDWLFPTYRDSVAVIARGVDPADALVLLKGDWHSGYDVRAHRVAPQTTPLATQLLHAVGFAQAAKHRGEDTVVVALCGDGATSEGDFHEAMNFAAVFHVPVVFFVQNNEFAISVPLSRQTAAPSLAHKAIGYGMPGQRVDGNDVAAVLAVLGDAVAHARSGGGPSLIEAHTYRMQAHTNADDDTRYRERAEVQAWAARDPLLRLRAHLRDAGVLDDDTEAQFAAGAEKIAEAMRAALNTDTDLDPEDLFRFVTQTRSPQLEEQWALLRGEIERASATDPSLTSPTPTGGHR; encoded by the coding sequence ATGCTGCACGACGACCTGCTCCCGCGAGACACCGCGGTGAACCTGATCGGTGAAGACGGTTCCGTCATCGCCGACGAGCGCTACCCGCTCCCTGACACGGATGTGCTGCTCCGCGCCTACCGTGGCCTCGTCGAAGGACGGCGCATCAACGACCAGGCAGGAGCGCTCGTGCGCCAGGGCCGCCTCGCGGTCTACCCGTCGTCGCACGGCCAGGAGGCGTGCCAGGTCGGCGCATCGATGGTGCTCGGCGACACGGACTGGCTCTTCCCCACCTACCGCGATTCCGTCGCCGTCATCGCCCGCGGCGTCGATCCTGCCGATGCCCTGGTGCTGCTGAAGGGCGATTGGCATTCCGGCTACGACGTGCGCGCGCATCGCGTGGCCCCGCAGACCACTCCCCTGGCCACCCAGCTGCTGCACGCCGTCGGATTCGCACAGGCGGCCAAGCACCGCGGCGAGGACACCGTCGTGGTGGCACTGTGCGGCGACGGCGCCACGAGCGAGGGCGACTTCCACGAGGCGATGAACTTCGCCGCCGTGTTCCACGTTCCCGTCGTGTTCTTCGTGCAGAACAACGAATTCGCGATCTCGGTGCCGCTCTCGCGTCAGACCGCGGCTCCCTCGCTCGCGCACAAGGCGATCGGTTATGGGATGCCGGGTCAGCGCGTCGACGGGAACGACGTCGCCGCGGTGCTGGCCGTCCTCGGCGACGCGGTGGCGCACGCACGTTCCGGCGGCGGCCCCTCGCTCATCGAGGCGCACACCTACCGGATGCAGGCGCACACCAACGCCGATGACGACACCCGATATCGCGAGCGCGCCGAGGTGCAGGCCTGGGCCGCCCGCGATCCGCTGCTGCGGCTGCGCGCACATCTGCGCGATGCCGGCGTGCTCGACGACGACACCGAGGCGCAGTTCGCCGCCGGCGCCGAGAAGATCGCTGAGGCGATGCGCGCCGCCCTCAACACCGACACCGACCTCGATCCCGAGGACCTCTTCCGCTTCGTCACCCAGACGCGCTCCCCCCAGCTCGAGGAGCAATGGGCGTTGCTGCGCGGCGAGATCGAACGGGCATCCGCCACCGATCCCTCGCTCACCTCTCCCACGCCGACCGGAGGCCACCGATGA
- a CDS encoding alpha-ketoacid dehydrogenase subunit beta — protein sequence MTIAHDDIRTVSPAEPEVTTMSMAAALNRALADAIESDPDVVVFGEDVGALGGVFRITDGLTARFGEDRCFDTPLAESGIVGTAVGMAMNGMRPVVEMQFDAFALPAFEQVVSHVAKLGNRTRGGMRMPLVIRIPFGGGIGGVEHHCDSSEAYYAHTPGLTVVSPSTPQDAYSLLRAAIAFPDPVIFLEPKKLYWTKGEVDTSVVAEIGTARIAREGRDVTLLAYGAAVPLALEAAETAATEGRSVQVVDVRSLSPFDDATVTGAVRSTGRAVVIAEAPGYASVASEIQARVFERCFEYLAAPVRRVTGFDVPFAPPKLEHWYLPDVDRVLDAIDSLHWDEDA from the coding sequence ATGACCATCGCGCACGACGACATCCGCACCGTCAGCCCGGCAGAGCCCGAAGTGACGACCATGAGCATGGCCGCCGCGCTGAACCGCGCGCTCGCCGACGCCATCGAGTCCGATCCCGACGTGGTCGTGTTCGGCGAAGACGTGGGCGCGCTCGGCGGCGTCTTCCGCATCACCGACGGGCTCACCGCGCGATTCGGGGAGGACCGCTGCTTCGACACGCCCCTCGCCGAGTCAGGCATCGTCGGCACGGCGGTCGGCATGGCGATGAACGGCATGCGGCCGGTGGTCGAGATGCAGTTCGACGCGTTCGCCCTCCCCGCCTTCGAGCAGGTCGTGAGTCACGTCGCGAAACTGGGCAACCGCACGCGGGGAGGCATGCGGATGCCGCTCGTGATCCGCATTCCGTTCGGCGGCGGGATCGGCGGCGTCGAGCATCACTGCGATTCGTCCGAGGCGTACTACGCGCATACTCCCGGGCTGACGGTGGTGAGCCCGTCGACCCCGCAGGACGCCTACTCTCTGCTCCGCGCGGCGATCGCCTTCCCCGACCCGGTGATCTTCCTCGAACCGAAGAAGCTCTATTGGACGAAGGGCGAGGTCGACACCTCCGTCGTCGCCGAGATCGGTACTGCCCGCATCGCGCGCGAGGGCAGGGATGTGACCCTGCTCGCCTACGGCGCCGCGGTCCCGCTCGCGCTGGAGGCGGCCGAGACCGCCGCGACCGAGGGGCGCAGCGTGCAGGTCGTCGACGTGCGGTCGCTCTCACCGTTCGACGACGCCACGGTCACGGGGGCCGTGCGATCGACAGGTCGCGCCGTGGTGATCGCCGAGGCACCGGGCTATGCCTCGGTGGCTTCCGAGATCCAGGCGCGGGTGTTCGAGCGCTGCTTCGAATACCTCGCGGCCCCCGTACGACGGGTCACCGGATTCGACGTGCCCTTCGCGCCGCCGAAACTCGAGCACTGGTACCTGCCCGATGTCGACCGCGTGCTCGACGCGATCGACTCCCTCCACTGGGATGAGGACGCATGA
- the dhaK gene encoding dihydroxyacetone kinase subunit DhaK: protein MKKLINAPEDVLVESLKGVALAHPELSVDLETHVITRADAKAQGKVAVVSGGGSGHEPLHGGFVGPGMLDAAVAGEVFTSPTPDRVQAATKAVDRGAGVLHIVKNYTGDVLNFEMAAELAAMEGIEVGTVVVDDDVAVQDSLYTAGRRGVGLTVLLEKIVGAAAEEGQDLASVVALAQRVNGQGRSMGMALTSCTVPAAGKPTFDLPEDQMEIGIGIHGEPGRHREPLAPASEIARQLVEPILGDLDFAGPAIVMVNGMGATPQIELYLMYAEVAALLEEAGVQIVRNLVGNYITSLDMAGCSVTVLKVDDELLRLWDAPVNTPGLRWGA from the coding sequence ATGAAGAAGCTCATCAACGCACCGGAAGACGTGCTGGTCGAGTCGCTGAAAGGCGTCGCTCTCGCCCACCCCGAACTCTCGGTGGACCTCGAGACCCACGTGATCACCCGCGCCGATGCCAAGGCGCAGGGCAAGGTCGCCGTGGTCTCCGGCGGCGGGTCCGGCCACGAGCCGCTGCACGGCGGCTTCGTCGGCCCCGGCATGCTCGACGCGGCCGTCGCCGGTGAGGTGTTCACCTCACCCACGCCCGACCGCGTGCAGGCCGCCACCAAGGCCGTCGACCGCGGCGCCGGAGTGCTGCACATCGTGAAGAACTACACCGGCGACGTGCTGAACTTCGAGATGGCCGCGGAACTCGCCGCGATGGAGGGCATCGAGGTCGGCACCGTCGTGGTCGACGACGACGTCGCCGTGCAGGACTCGCTCTACACCGCGGGACGACGCGGCGTGGGTCTCACCGTGCTCCTGGAGAAGATCGTCGGCGCCGCCGCGGAGGAGGGCCAGGATCTGGCCTCCGTCGTCGCGCTGGCGCAGCGGGTGAACGGTCAGGGGCGCTCGATGGGCATGGCGCTCACGAGCTGCACGGTTCCCGCCGCGGGAAAGCCCACGTTCGACCTGCCTGAGGACCAGATGGAGATCGGCATCGGCATCCACGGTGAGCCGGGGCGCCACCGCGAACCGCTCGCTCCGGCATCCGAGATCGCCCGTCAGCTCGTGGAGCCGATCCTCGGCGACCTCGACTTCGCCGGACCCGCGATCGTGATGGTCAACGGCATGGGCGCCACTCCTCAGATCGAGCTGTACCTGATGTACGCCGAGGTCGCGGCACTGCTCGAGGAGGCCGGGGTGCAGATCGTGCGCAACCTGGTCGGCAACTACATCACCTCGCTCGACATGGCCGGATGCTCCGTCACGGTGCTGAAGGTCGACGATGAGCTGCTGCGCCTGTGGGATGCCCCCGTGAACACCCCCGGCCTGCGCTGGGGTGCCTGA
- the dhaL gene encoding dihydroxyacetone kinase subunit DhaL has translation MTDTIATDTLVDWITRFRDAVADKRDWLTELDSAIGDADHGSNMTRGMAAVVDKLDAGAPATADELLKSVGMTLVSSVGGASGPLYGTLFLRMGMTAGAVSELDAAALAAALRAGLDGIVARGKAEAGDKTMFDAMNPAVDAFDAAIAGGADISSAARAAADAAAAGRDATLPLVARKGRASYLGERSAGHLDPGAASTAILFDTLAAAIAGSS, from the coding sequence ATGACTGACACCATCGCAACCGACACGCTCGTCGACTGGATCACCCGGTTCCGGGATGCCGTCGCCGACAAGCGCGACTGGTTGACCGAGCTCGACTCGGCCATCGGCGACGCGGACCACGGCTCCAACATGACGCGCGGCATGGCGGCGGTGGTCGACAAGCTCGATGCGGGCGCGCCGGCGACCGCCGACGAACTCCTCAAGAGCGTGGGCATGACCCTCGTGAGCTCGGTCGGCGGCGCGAGCGGACCGCTCTACGGCACGCTGTTCCTGCGCATGGGGATGACGGCCGGTGCGGTGAGCGAGCTCGACGCCGCAGCACTCGCCGCGGCGTTGCGCGCCGGGCTCGACGGCATCGTCGCGCGGGGCAAGGCCGAAGCAGGTGACAAGACCATGTTCGACGCGATGAATCCCGCCGTGGACGCCTTCGACGCGGCGATCGCCGGGGGAGCGGACATCTCGTCAGCAGCACGGGCCGCCGCCGACGCCGCCGCGGCCGGGCGGGACGCGACGCTGCCGCTCGTGGCGCGCAAGGGCAGGGCGAGCTACCTCGGAGAGCGCAGCGCCGGTCACCTCGATCCGGGAGCCGCATCGACCGCGATCCTGTTCGACACGCTCGCCGCAGCGATCGCCGGCAGCTCCTGA
- a CDS encoding dihydrolipoamide acetyltransferase family protein produces MSTPLSTPLSTPLSTTTQVFRLPDLGEGLTEAGLVQWLVSVGDTVATDQPIAEVETAKSVVELPSPFAGVVTVLHGAPGDTIDVGAPVIEVSDAAATAPDGSADVEREAYREEERAGSGNVLIGYGTKESTTKGRRRRPAATSISAAPAPAPAPAPAPAERRPVAVRSPLVRRLARDLGIDVHSIVATGTDGAITRADVLRTAVDHAVDGATAHHQDGVAAPGSETLDGLTVLSRERMSPLRRAVSAKLSRSRAEIPEATVWVDVDATALWDIRRQMAPADGRAPSITALIARFVLLSLEEYPVLASRLSDDGAELISFDGVNLGVAADTERGLMVPVIPHAHALTIEQLDASLRELATTARSGSMPPERLRGSTFTLNNYGGLGVDGSAAIINHPDVAILGIGRIIERPWVVDGEIVVRRIAQLSLVFDHRVCDGGYAAGFLRRMTELIEHPLRAFGRV; encoded by the coding sequence ATGAGCACCCCACTGAGCACCCCGCTGAGCACCCCGTTGAGCACCACCACTCAGGTCTTCCGTCTGCCCGATCTCGGCGAGGGGTTGACCGAGGCGGGCCTCGTGCAGTGGCTCGTGTCGGTCGGCGACACGGTCGCGACCGATCAGCCCATCGCCGAGGTGGAGACGGCCAAGAGCGTCGTCGAACTGCCCTCCCCCTTCGCCGGGGTCGTGACAGTCCTGCACGGCGCCCCGGGTGACACCATCGATGTCGGCGCACCGGTGATCGAGGTGTCGGATGCCGCGGCGACGGCGCCGGACGGATCTGCAGACGTCGAGCGCGAGGCCTATCGCGAGGAGGAGCGCGCCGGATCGGGCAACGTGCTCATCGGATACGGCACGAAGGAGTCGACGACGAAGGGACGGCGCCGCAGGCCTGCAGCGACGTCGATCAGCGCGGCGCCCGCTCCTGCTCCTGCTCCTGCTCCTGCTCCTGCTGAGCGGCGCCCGGTGGCCGTGCGCTCTCCGCTGGTCCGTCGTCTCGCGCGCGACCTGGGCATCGACGTGCACTCGATCGTCGCCACCGGCACGGACGGCGCGATCACCCGAGCCGATGTGCTGCGCACCGCCGTCGATCACGCAGTCGATGGAGCGACCGCCCACCACCAGGACGGCGTCGCGGCCCCCGGAAGCGAGACCCTCGACGGGCTCACCGTGCTCTCGCGCGAGCGGATGTCTCCGCTGCGCAGGGCTGTCAGCGCGAAGCTCTCCCGCAGCCGCGCCGAGATTCCCGAGGCCACCGTCTGGGTCGATGTCGATGCCACCGCACTGTGGGACATCCGAAGGCAGATGGCTCCCGCCGACGGCAGAGCCCCCTCGATCACCGCACTCATCGCCCGCTTCGTGTTGCTCTCGCTCGAGGAGTACCCGGTTCTCGCCTCACGCCTGAGCGACGACGGCGCCGAGCTCATCTCGTTCGACGGCGTCAATCTCGGCGTCGCGGCCGACACCGAGCGCGGGCTGATGGTGCCGGTGATCCCCCACGCGCACGCTCTCACGATCGAGCAGCTCGACGCGAGTCTGCGTGAACTCGCCACGACGGCGCGTTCCGGATCGATGCCACCGGAGCGGTTGCGTGGATCGACCTTCACGCTCAACAACTACGGCGGGCTGGGGGTCGACGGCTCTGCCGCCATCATCAACCATCCCGACGTCGCGATCCTCGGCATCGGACGCATCATCGAACGTCCGTGGGTGGTCGACGGCGAGATCGTCGTGCGCCGGATCGCCCAGCTGTCGCTCGTGTTCGATCACCGCGTGTGCGATGGCGGGTACGCGGCGGGCTTCCTCCGCCGCATGACCGAACTCATCGAGCATCCACTCCGCGCCTTCGGGCGGGTCTGA